One genomic segment of Paenibacillus xylanexedens includes these proteins:
- the yicI gene encoding alpha-xylosidase produces MKFTDGFWMTREGYQIQNPTDIRDIVQKDNAVTVYAATKYIRTKGDTLNGTLLKATYSSPMPNVIRVTLNHHKGGVKKGPVFELNTQDVNVDISKNEQGAVLKSGNLEVQIDKTNGWDVSFLYGGKRITGSGQRAAGYITGPSKEAYFREQLDLGIGEYVYGLGERFTPFVKNGQIVDTWNEDGGTSSEQSYKNIPFYLSNKGYGVFVNHPERVSYEIASENVSKVQFSVEGETLEYFIIGGDNPKDVLDNYTKLTGKPALPPAWTFGLWLTTSFTTDYDEATVNHFVDGMAERDLPLSVFHFDCFWMKEYQWSDFVWDEAMFPDPEGMLARLKEKGLKICAWINPYIAEKSYLFDEGMENGYLVKTADGSVWQWDMWQAGMALVDFTNPDAVNWYKSKLEVLLDQGVDSFKTDFGERIPTDVVYFDGSDPVKMHNYYTQLYNKAVFELLEEKIGKNEAALFARSATAGGQQFPVHWGGDCSSTYESMAESLRGGLSLGLSGFGFWSHDISGFESTASPDVYKRWVQFGLLSSHSRLHGSTSYRVPWLFDEESVDVVRDFTKLKISLMPYLYNSAVESTVKGIPMMRAMLLDFPEDPTTYSLDTQYMFGDSILVAPIFNKEGDVRYYLPEGTWTNYLTGAKVQGGRWISENHDFKTLPMMIKPNSLIAVGAVDSKPDYDFANDVSLHLFELADGQTAQAVVVNQAAEQELTVNVTRNGSVLDVRAEGAGKPWNLVLRGIESVSSVEGGSQVSGANGVVVTAATGASSLTIQL; encoded by the coding sequence ATGAAATTTACTGATGGATTCTGGATGACTCGTGAAGGGTACCAAATTCAAAACCCGACTGACATTCGTGATATTGTGCAAAAAGACAATGCTGTGACCGTATATGCGGCAACTAAATATATTCGTACCAAAGGCGACACATTGAACGGTACATTGCTGAAAGCAACGTACAGCTCACCTATGCCTAACGTTATCCGTGTAACCTTGAATCATCATAAAGGCGGCGTGAAAAAAGGGCCTGTTTTTGAGCTTAACACGCAAGATGTAAACGTTGACATCTCAAAAAATGAACAAGGTGCTGTTTTGAAAAGCGGCAACCTGGAAGTTCAAATCGACAAAACAAACGGTTGGGACGTTAGCTTCCTATATGGAGGAAAACGCATTACAGGTAGCGGTCAAAGAGCGGCTGGTTATATTACAGGTCCAAGCAAGGAAGCGTACTTCCGCGAGCAGCTTGATCTCGGTATTGGTGAATACGTTTACGGACTCGGGGAGCGCTTCACACCGTTTGTTAAGAATGGCCAAATCGTCGATACCTGGAATGAGGACGGCGGTACAAGCAGTGAACAGTCCTATAAGAACATTCCATTCTACCTGTCCAATAAAGGATATGGTGTATTTGTAAACCATCCTGAACGCGTATCATACGAGATTGCATCTGAGAATGTATCAAAAGTGCAGTTCAGCGTAGAAGGAGAGACTCTGGAATACTTCATTATCGGCGGTGACAATCCTAAAGATGTACTTGATAATTATACGAAATTAACAGGTAAACCAGCGCTTCCACCGGCATGGACTTTTGGTCTGTGGCTGACAACTTCATTCACAACGGATTATGATGAAGCAACGGTTAACCATTTCGTAGATGGCATGGCTGAACGTGATCTTCCGCTGTCAGTATTCCATTTTGACTGCTTCTGGATGAAGGAATACCAATGGTCTGATTTCGTATGGGATGAAGCGATGTTCCCGGATCCGGAAGGCATGCTTGCACGTCTGAAAGAGAAGGGTCTTAAAATCTGTGCTTGGATCAATCCATATATTGCAGAAAAATCCTACTTATTCGATGAAGGTATGGAGAACGGTTATCTGGTGAAAACAGCCGATGGTAGCGTATGGCAATGGGATATGTGGCAAGCAGGTATGGCTCTGGTTGACTTCACGAATCCGGATGCTGTGAACTGGTATAAGAGCAAGCTGGAAGTCCTGCTGGATCAAGGTGTAGATTCCTTCAAGACCGACTTCGGCGAAAGAATTCCGACAGATGTTGTGTACTTCGATGGTTCTGATCCGGTTAAAATGCACAACTATTATACACAGCTCTATAACAAAGCTGTATTTGAATTGCTTGAAGAGAAAATTGGCAAAAACGAAGCTGCCCTGTTTGCACGCTCTGCAACAGCAGGTGGTCAACAGTTCCCTGTTCACTGGGGCGGTGACTGCTCTTCCACGTATGAATCCATGGCTGAATCACTTCGCGGTGGCCTCTCGCTCGGACTTTCCGGTTTCGGATTCTGGAGCCATGATATCAGTGGTTTTGAAAGCACAGCGAGCCCTGACGTCTACAAACGCTGGGTACAATTCGGACTGTTATCTTCACACAGTCGCCTGCACGGAAGCACTTCGTATCGTGTGCCTTGGTTGTTTGACGAGGAATCCGTGGACGTTGTTCGAGACTTTACCAAACTCAAAATCAGCCTGATGCCGTACCTGTACAATTCTGCGGTAGAGTCAACGGTAAAAGGTATTCCGATGATGCGCGCTATGCTGCTGGACTTCCCAGAGGACCCAACAACATACAGCTTGGATACGCAATATATGTTTGGTGACTCGATTCTGGTGGCTCCAATCTTCAACAAGGAAGGTGATGTGCGTTATTACCTGCCTGAAGGAACTTGGACGAACTATCTGACAGGAGCGAAAGTACAAGGTGGACGCTGGATCAGTGAAAACCATGACTTCAAAACACTGCCAATGATGATTAAGCCAAACAGTCTGATCGCTGTGGGTGCGGTGGATAGCAAACCGGATTACGACTTTGCAAATGATGTGTCCTTGCACTTGTTCGAACTGGCTGATGGTCAAACGGCTCAAGCTGTCGTTGTGAACCAAGCGGCTGAACAGGAGCTGACGGTTAACGTTACACGTAATGGATCAGTGCTGGACGTTCGTGCTGAAGGTGCAGGCAAACCATGGAACTTGGTGCTTCGCGGCATTGAGAGTGTATCCAGCGTTGAAGGTGGTTCCCAAGTGTCTGGTGCAAATGGTGTTGTTGTTACGGCAGCAACAGGCGCAAGCTCGCTTACAATCCAACTGTAA
- a CDS encoding phosphotransferase family protein has translation MSTMNSGLHCTISAEMLHQLVEINFGSDTKVKQFGLLQGGLFNTTYRIHLEHTSYTDVILRLAPERGEMTAGSASDPLFSFERTMMAAEPIVYEYYRNAGIPAPNIIACDDSGSIIPRTYMFMEFIPSKQLDHASISDIDKERLYHQLGAYTAIMHQIEGTSFGWPQGDGTIKGSDQWSEVLHSFAEETALKAAQVNYMSGVGEDIVAIFIKNEDLFDQVTRPVLVHNDLWEANVLVHVENGELNIAAIIDGDRSMFADREFEAILSSESAAFHEGYDRPLDSSAEGQARRLAYRILSSYFNAYVHEHQVNQPEDGQKYRQRTLDLLQQWKQLGLN, from the coding sequence ATGAGTACAATGAATTCCGGTTTGCACTGCACGATATCAGCAGAGATGCTGCATCAACTGGTAGAGATTAATTTTGGAAGCGATACCAAAGTGAAGCAGTTTGGTCTCCTGCAAGGTGGACTTTTTAATACAACCTATCGGATTCACCTTGAACATACATCCTATACGGATGTGATTTTACGTTTGGCTCCAGAGCGGGGTGAGATGACGGCTGGTTCTGCGAGTGATCCCCTATTTTCGTTTGAACGTACGATGATGGCGGCTGAACCGATTGTGTATGAATATTACCGTAACGCAGGCATTCCTGCTCCCAACATTATCGCTTGTGATGACAGCGGATCGATCATTCCAAGAACGTACATGTTTATGGAGTTTATCCCGAGTAAGCAGCTGGATCACGCATCGATTTCAGATATAGACAAAGAGCGATTGTACCATCAGCTTGGCGCCTATACCGCCATCATGCATCAGATCGAGGGTACATCGTTTGGTTGGCCGCAGGGGGATGGGACGATTAAAGGATCGGATCAATGGTCCGAGGTGCTGCACTCTTTTGCAGAAGAAACGGCACTTAAAGCGGCACAAGTCAATTATATGTCAGGTGTGGGAGAAGATATCGTTGCTATTTTCATCAAAAATGAAGACTTATTTGATCAAGTGACCCGTCCGGTACTCGTTCATAATGACCTGTGGGAAGCCAACGTGCTTGTTCATGTGGAAAACGGTGAGCTAAACATTGCGGCCATCATCGACGGAGATCGTTCCATGTTTGCCGACAGGGAGTTTGAAGCCATATTGTCGTCAGAATCAGCGGCTTTTCATGAAGGATATGATCGTCCACTGGACTCATCCGCTGAAGGACAGGCACGCAGGCTTGCCTATCGAATACTGTCTTCGTATTTTAATGCCTACGTTCATGAACATCAGGTTAATCAACCTGAAGATGGTCAGAAGTATCGCCAGCGCACGCTGGATTTACTGCAGCAATGGAAGCAACTTGGACTTAACTAA